The Thermus brockianus genome window below encodes:
- a CDS encoding DUF192 domain-containing protein produces MRPLALFLLGLFALAQGVSFPKSTLYVEGGGKRYPLRVEVADTPERQAQGLMFRKALGEDEGMVFLFPAPTAGGFWMKNTLIPLSIAFFDRQGVILRILDMEPCKADPCPVYYPGVVYQGALEVNRGWFARRGLTPGARVGGEALKLWPR; encoded by the coding sequence ATGCGCCCCTTGGCCCTTTTCCTGCTCGGCCTCTTCGCCTTGGCCCAAGGGGTTTCCTTTCCCAAAAGCACCCTTTACGTGGAAGGTGGCGGCAAGCGCTACCCCCTACGGGTGGAGGTGGCCGACACCCCCGAGCGCCAGGCCCAGGGCCTCATGTTCCGCAAGGCCTTGGGGGAGGACGAGGGCATGGTCTTCCTCTTCCCCGCCCCCACGGCGGGGGGGTTTTGGATGAAAAACACCCTCATCCCCCTCTCCATCGCCTTTTTTGACCGCCAGGGGGTTATCCTGCGCATCCTGGACATGGAGCCCTGTAAGGCCGACCCCTGCCCCGTCTACTACCCCGGGGTGGTGTACCAGGGGGCCCTCGAGGTGAACCGGGGTTGGTTCGCCCGGCGGGGCCTCACCCCCGGGGCCAGGGTAGGGGGCGAAGCCCTAAAGCTTTGGCCGAGATAG
- the tmk gene encoding dTMP kinase, whose protein sequence is MAGVFLTLEGLDGAGKSTQARLLAAFLEGRGIGVRLTREPGGGLPEVREVLLHGKALSPEAEYLLFSADRSEHVRKVILPALQEGLWVISDRYLDSSLAYQGYGRGLPLPWLLEVAKGATLGLKPHRTFLLDLPPEEALKRVKDPDRLEGLGLAFFGRVREGYLRLAEAEPERFVVLDATRPIEALQAEIQRHLLPLLP, encoded by the coding sequence ATGGCTGGGGTTTTCCTCACCTTGGAGGGCCTGGACGGGGCGGGCAAGTCCACCCAGGCCAGACTGCTGGCCGCCTTCCTGGAGGGGAGGGGCATTGGGGTGCGCCTTACCCGGGAGCCGGGCGGGGGGCTGCCCGAGGTGCGGGAGGTCCTCCTCCATGGGAAAGCCCTTTCCCCAGAGGCGGAATACCTCCTCTTCAGCGCCGACCGGTCGGAACACGTGCGCAAGGTGATCCTCCCGGCCCTCCAGGAGGGGCTTTGGGTGATCTCCGACCGCTACCTGGACTCCAGCCTGGCCTACCAGGGCTACGGCCGGGGGCTTCCCCTCCCTTGGCTCCTGGAGGTGGCCAAGGGAGCCACCTTGGGCCTTAAGCCCCACCGCACCTTCCTTCTGGACCTTCCCCCCGAAGAAGCCCTCAAGCGGGTGAAAGACCCCGACCGCCTGGAAGGCCTTGGGCTTGCCTTCTTCGGGCGGGTACGGGAGGGGTACCTGCGCCTTGCGGAAGCCGAGCCCGAGCGCTTCGTGGTCCTGGACGCCACAAGGCCCATAGAGGCCCTCCAGGCGGAAATCCAGCGCCACCTCCTTCCCCTTCTGCCATAA
- a CDS encoding Nif3-like dinuclear metal center hexameric protein encodes MDRDELVRYLDRYLNLAAFPQDPSLNGLQVEGKEAVHKVGAAVDAAEATFQKALEEGVDFLLVHHGLFWGKPFPIRGHHKRRLELLFRGGINLYAAHLPLDAHPEVGNNFVLARALGLVDLEPYDVGVRGRFPLPTPLVQVADMLGQLTGMQPLVHQGGRDQVQEVVIVSGGAAGLVGRVEAELFITGEPKHSAFHETFERGLNVIYAGHYDTEVFGVKALAAHLEERFGLPWVFLDHPTGL; translated from the coding sequence ATGGACCGGGACGAGCTCGTGCGCTACCTGGACCGCTACCTGAACCTGGCGGCCTTCCCCCAGGACCCCTCCCTCAACGGCCTCCAGGTGGAGGGCAAGGAGGCGGTGCACAAGGTGGGCGCGGCGGTGGACGCGGCGGAGGCCACCTTCCAGAAAGCCCTGGAGGAGGGGGTGGACTTCCTCCTGGTGCACCACGGCCTCTTCTGGGGCAAGCCTTTCCCCATCCGGGGGCACCACAAAAGGCGCCTGGAACTCCTTTTCCGGGGCGGCATCAACCTCTACGCCGCCCACCTCCCCCTGGACGCCCACCCCGAGGTGGGGAACAACTTCGTCCTGGCCCGGGCCCTGGGCCTGGTGGACCTGGAGCCCTACGACGTGGGCGTTAGGGGCCGCTTCCCCCTCCCCACCCCCTTGGTCCAGGTGGCGGACATGCTCGGGCAGCTTACGGGCATGCAGCCCTTGGTGCACCAAGGAGGGCGGGACCAGGTGCAGGAGGTGGTCATCGTCTCCGGAGGCGCGGCGGGCCTGGTGGGCCGGGTGGAGGCGGAGCTCTTCATCACCGGGGAACCCAAGCACAGCGCCTTCCACGAAACCTTTGAGCGGGGGCTCAACGTCATCTACGCCGGCCACTACGACACGGAAGTCTTCGGGGTAAAGGCCTTGGCGGCCCACCTGGAAGAGCGCTTCGGCCTCCCCTGGGTCTTCCTGGACCACCCCACGGGGCTCTAG
- a CDS encoding S9 family peptidase — MEPEALFKLRFLTGLTEGPEGLPLFVLTDILEGDPPRYRSRLALFDGALRLLTQEEAKRPRYADPYVYFLRRVGEGDELFRLDLRGGEAERLTETPGVLDYAVGPSGEVAFLALKEAPRPGSPRRFEGWPFKFDGRGLLPEGNVALYLLKDGEKRLLLDRYPPPKEMAFAPEGLYLVMPEDAKAQAAWRDTLFLLGEGDLKRVYGGHGPIFGLEWSPEGLFFLGHAFERGGGTEARLYHLKGGEARVLFTGSLQNSINSDLRFGAHFQGPRWGGDGVYVVRTEEGVARLYRVGLDGEAEALPASGSVLSFARTSRGLFLLTEGFTHPARLEGPLGTYDPNAGVLSLAEPVPTAWESPEGHRVPGWVLLPEGEGPHPVILYIHGGPHTAFGAAPMLELQLFRAHGYAVAFCNPRGSTGYGQEYALLEGAWGERDERDLLGFLDHVLARFPLDPGRVGVAGGSYGGYMVNWLTARHPERFKAAVTDRSICNWLSFFGSSDIGPRFTYLELFAKPWERPEVLWEKSPLRLVHRVKTPTLVVHSEADHRCPIDQGETWYTALFHLEVKARFFRVPEEGHELSRSGRPDRRLARLRAYLDWWRENL, encoded by the coding sequence GTGGAACCCGAAGCCCTTTTTAAGCTCCGTTTCCTCACCGGCCTCACGGAAGGCCCCGAGGGGCTTCCCCTTTTCGTCCTCACGGACATCCTCGAGGGGGACCCGCCCCGCTACCGCTCCCGCCTGGCCCTTTTTGATGGGGCTTTGCGCCTTCTGACCCAGGAGGAGGCCAAGAGGCCCCGGTATGCCGACCCCTATGTGTACTTTTTGCGCCGCGTGGGGGAGGGGGACGAGCTCTTCCGCCTGGACCTGCGGGGAGGCGAGGCGGAAAGGCTCACGGAAACCCCAGGGGTCTTGGACTACGCCGTGGGCCCCTCGGGGGAGGTGGCCTTCCTGGCCCTGAAGGAAGCCCCCAGACCCGGAAGCCCCCGGCGTTTTGAGGGTTGGCCCTTCAAGTTTGACGGCCGGGGCCTTCTGCCCGAAGGGAACGTGGCCCTGTACCTGCTAAAGGATGGGGAGAAGCGGCTTCTTCTGGACCGCTACCCACCCCCCAAGGAGATGGCCTTCGCCCCGGAGGGCCTTTACCTGGTCATGCCGGAGGACGCCAAGGCCCAGGCGGCGTGGCGGGATACCCTTTTTCTTCTGGGGGAAGGGGACCTAAAGAGGGTTTACGGGGGCCATGGCCCCATCTTCGGCCTGGAGTGGAGCCCAGAAGGGCTTTTCTTCCTGGGCCACGCCTTTGAGCGGGGTGGGGGGACGGAGGCGCGGCTTTACCACCTGAAGGGGGGCGAGGCCCGGGTCCTCTTCACGGGAAGCCTGCAAAACTCCATCAACAGCGACCTCCGCTTTGGCGCCCACTTCCAGGGGCCCAGGTGGGGTGGGGACGGGGTCTATGTGGTGCGCACGGAAGAAGGGGTGGCCCGGCTTTACCGGGTGGGCCTGGATGGCGAGGCGGAGGCCCTGCCCGCCTCGGGCAGCGTCCTTTCCTTCGCCCGCACCTCCCGGGGGCTATTCCTCCTCACGGAGGGCTTCACCCACCCCGCCCGCCTGGAAGGCCCCTTGGGCACCTACGACCCCAACGCGGGGGTCCTCTCCCTGGCCGAGCCCGTGCCCACCGCCTGGGAGAGCCCGGAGGGGCACCGGGTGCCGGGGTGGGTGCTCCTGCCCGAGGGGGAAGGCCCGCACCCCGTCATCCTCTACATCCACGGGGGGCCCCACACCGCCTTCGGGGCCGCTCCCATGCTGGAGCTCCAGCTTTTCCGGGCCCACGGCTACGCCGTGGCCTTCTGCAACCCTCGAGGCTCCACGGGCTACGGCCAGGAGTACGCCCTTTTAGAGGGGGCTTGGGGCGAGCGGGACGAAAGGGACCTCTTGGGCTTTTTGGACCACGTGCTCGCCCGCTTTCCCTTGGACCCGGGCCGGGTGGGGGTGGCGGGCGGGAGCTACGGGGGCTATATGGTGAACTGGCTCACCGCCCGCCATCCCGAGCGCTTCAAGGCGGCGGTCACCGACCGGAGCATCTGCAACTGGCTGAGCTTCTTCGGCAGCAGCGATATCGGCCCCCGCTTCACCTACCTGGAACTTTTCGCCAAACCGTGGGAGCGCCCCGAGGTCCTTTGGGAGAAAAGCCCCCTAAGGCTTGTCCACCGGGTGAAGACCCCCACCCTGGTGGTCCATTCCGAGGCGGACCACCGGTGCCCCATAGACCAAGGGGAAACCTGGTACACGGCCCTCTTTCACCTCGAGGTGAAGGCGCGGTTTTTCCGGGTGCCCGAGGAAGGGCATGAACTCTCCCGCTCCGGCCGGCCTGACCGCAGGCTAGCGCGGCTTCGGGCCTACCTGGACTGGTGGCGGGAAAACCTTTAG
- a CDS encoding DUF3467 domain-containing protein yields the protein MSELKLDIQIDKDTALGRYTNLALIAHTKNEFILDFALLQPQGGAMVVSRIITSPGHAKALLRSLAENVARYEETFGPIPEPVAENQA from the coding sequence ATGAGCGAGCTGAAGCTGGACATCCAAATTGACAAGGACACCGCCCTGGGCCGCTACACCAACCTGGCCCTCATCGCCCACACCAAGAACGAGTTCATCCTAGACTTCGCCCTCCTCCAGCCCCAGGGCGGGGCCATGGTGGTGAGCCGGATCATCACGAGCCCGGGGCACGCCAAGGCCCTCTTGCGGAGCCTGGCGGAGAACGTGGCCCGCTACGAGGAAACCTTCGGCCCCATCCCCGAGCCGGTGGCGGAAAACCAGGCCTAG
- a CDS encoding roadblock/LC7 domain-containing protein, producing MLEVLKELKETRGVRVAALLSEDGFVVEEVREESAPEASLLAARSATVLGTAKALAQTLGQERVEEVMVEYPEGALLLVPLPGHHLLLFLDGAKSLGRVRLALKRALPKIQEALA from the coding sequence ATGCTGGAGGTCCTCAAGGAGCTTAAGGAAACCCGGGGGGTGCGGGTGGCGGCCCTCCTGAGCGAGGACGGGTTCGTGGTGGAGGAGGTGCGGGAGGAAAGCGCCCCCGAAGCCAGCCTCCTCGCCGCCCGCTCCGCCACCGTTTTGGGCACCGCCAAGGCCTTGGCCCAAACCCTGGGCCAAGAGAGGGTGGAGGAGGTCATGGTAGAGTACCCGGAGGGGGCTTTGCTTCTCGTGCCGCTTCCCGGCCACCACCTCCTCCTCTTCCTGGACGGGGCCAAAAGCCTAGGCCGGGTGCGGCTCGCCCTGAAACGGGCCCTTCCCAAAATCCAGGAGGCACTGGCATGA
- a CDS encoding roadblock/LC7 domain-containing protein encodes MAYLESLAPLGVKRAVLTGLDGLVIEALGRGAPPAEVLAAELASLVRHMTPLAEALSGEVRRFTLATDTHEVLALRVGEYILGAVLERGMDRKAIGQELSRIALKVQSL; translated from the coding sequence ATGGCCTACCTAGAAAGCCTGGCCCCTTTGGGGGTAAAGCGGGCGGTGCTCACCGGGCTGGACGGCCTGGTCATTGAGGCCTTGGGCCGGGGCGCCCCCCCCGCCGAGGTCCTGGCGGCGGAGCTTGCCTCCTTGGTGCGCCACATGACCCCCTTGGCGGAGGCCCTTTCCGGGGAGGTGCGCCGCTTCACCCTGGCCACCGATACCCACGAGGTGCTGGCCCTGCGGGTGGGCGAGTACATCCTGGGGGCGGTGCTGGAGCGGGGCATGGACCGCAAGGCCATAGGGCAGGAGCTTTCCCGCATCGCCCTCAAGGTGCAAAGCCTTTAG
- a CDS encoding roadblock/LC7 domain-containing protein encodes MEEILQRLLDRVEGAFAAGVGTLDGLLVEGARRKRVDLEAAIAEHAALLRQARTTYAASLGASRVEELWIGGHPVVGYARMARAPKAREDLFLLLLMEPSANLGRARVEAAKAAEKLWEVVGWPT; translated from the coding sequence ATGGAGGAGATTCTGCAACGCCTGCTGGACCGCGTAGAAGGCGCCTTCGCCGCAGGGGTCGGCACCCTGGACGGGCTTCTGGTGGAGGGGGCGAGGCGGAAGCGGGTGGACCTCGAGGCGGCCATCGCCGAGCACGCCGCCCTCCTCCGCCAAGCGCGAACCACCTACGCCGCAAGCCTGGGCGCTTCCCGGGTGGAAGAGCTCTGGATAGGCGGGCATCCCGTGGTAGGCTATGCCCGGATGGCGCGTGCCCCCAAGGCCCGGGAGGACCTCTTCCTGCTCCTCCTCATGGAGCCCTCGGCCAACCTAGGCCGGGCCCGGGTGGAGGCCGCCAAGGCAGCGGAGAAGCTTTGGGAGGTGGTGGGATGGCCTACCTAG
- the recR gene encoding recombination mediator RecR — protein MRYPESLLKLARALSRLPGIGPKTAQKLALHLAFHREEAEGLREALEATRALGVCRVCGNLAEGELCPICQDEGRDRTLLAVVETVADLYALERSGEFTGVYHVLGGALNPLEGIGPKELNLESLWPRLPGVKEVVLATSMTVEGEATALYLAEELRRRGIKATRLAYGLPVGGSLEYVDEVTLGRALEGRKPL, from the coding sequence ATGCGGTACCCCGAAAGCCTCCTCAAGCTCGCCCGGGCCCTCTCCCGCCTCCCCGGCATTGGCCCTAAGACGGCCCAGAAGCTCGCCCTCCACCTGGCCTTCCACCGGGAGGAGGCGGAAGGGCTTCGGGAGGCCCTGGAGGCCACCCGGGCCCTGGGGGTCTGCCGGGTGTGCGGCAACCTGGCGGAAGGGGAGCTCTGCCCCATCTGCCAGGACGAGGGCCGCGACCGCACCCTCCTCGCCGTGGTGGAGACCGTGGCGGACCTCTATGCCTTAGAGCGGAGCGGGGAGTTTACCGGGGTCTACCACGTTCTGGGAGGGGCGCTCAACCCCTTGGAGGGCATCGGCCCCAAGGAGCTCAACCTGGAAAGCCTTTGGCCCCGCCTCCCCGGGGTGAAGGAGGTGGTCCTCGCCACCTCCATGACCGTGGAGGGGGAGGCCACGGCCCTTTACCTGGCGGAGGAGCTCAGGCGCCGGGGAATCAAGGCCACCCGGCTCGCCTACGGGCTCCCCGTGGGCGGAAGCCTGGAGTACGTGGACGAGGTGACCCTGGGCCGGGCTTTGGAGGGGAGGAAGCCCCTTTAG
- a CDS encoding YbaB/EbfC family nucleoid-associated protein, with amino-acid sequence MNLQKLLKEAQRAQKKAAEIQERLETMTVVGTAQGLVEVEANGHGKILAVRLKPEVLTAFQDDLEGLEDLLLVAIQDAQKKAHELSEREMARELGGVGQMLGKLF; translated from the coding sequence ATGAACCTACAAAAGCTCCTCAAGGAAGCGCAAAGGGCCCAGAAGAAGGCGGCGGAGATCCAAGAGCGCCTGGAAACCATGACCGTGGTGGGCACGGCCCAGGGCCTGGTGGAGGTGGAGGCCAACGGGCACGGCAAGATCCTGGCCGTGCGCCTCAAGCCCGAGGTGCTCACCGCCTTCCAGGACGACCTCGAGGGCCTGGAAGACCTCCTCCTCGTGGCCATCCAGGATGCCCAGAAAAAAGCCCACGAGCTTTCCGAAAGGGAAATGGCCCGGGAGCTTGGGGGCGTGGGCCAGATGCTGGGGAAGCTCTTTTAG
- the hemB gene encoding porphobilinogen synthase: MERPRRLRSPLLRPLVAEVELSPRHLILPLFVKREGEREEVSSMPGVYRHPIKDLPRLGEEALRAGLGGVILFGVLPEGEKDPLGHGAYAEEGVVQRAIRLLKRELPELLVIADTCLCEYTSHGHCGVVREGPWGFYVDNDATLELLAKTALSQAQAGADVVAPSAMMDGQVRAIRKALDEGGFPHVPILSYAVKYASAFYGPFREAAASAPEFGDRSGYQMDPKAGLWDALREAGLDDQEGADLLMVKPALPYLDVLAALKGRLAKPLFAYQVSGEYAMLKLAALKGYLDERRAVLETLYAIRRAGAQGILTYAALEAARWLKEG, translated from the coding sequence ATGGAGCGCCCAAGAAGGCTGCGTTCCCCCCTCCTGCGCCCCTTGGTGGCCGAGGTGGAGCTTTCCCCCCGGCACCTCATCCTTCCCCTTTTCGTGAAGAGGGAAGGGGAAAGGGAAGAGGTTTCCTCCATGCCTGGGGTCTACCGCCACCCCATAAAGGACCTACCCCGCCTGGGGGAGGAGGCCCTGAGGGCAGGGCTTGGCGGGGTCATCCTCTTTGGGGTTCTCCCCGAGGGGGAGAAGGACCCCCTAGGCCACGGGGCCTACGCCGAGGAGGGGGTGGTGCAGCGGGCCATCCGCCTCCTTAAGCGGGAACTCCCCGAGCTCCTGGTCATCGCCGACACCTGCCTTTGCGAGTACACAAGCCACGGCCACTGCGGGGTGGTGCGGGAAGGGCCTTGGGGGTTTTACGTGGATAACGACGCCACCCTGGAGCTTTTGGCCAAGACCGCCCTCTCCCAGGCCCAGGCGGGGGCGGACGTGGTGGCCCCGAGCGCCATGATGGACGGCCAGGTGCGGGCCATCCGGAAGGCCCTGGACGAGGGGGGTTTCCCCCACGTGCCCATCCTCTCCTATGCGGTGAAGTACGCCTCCGCCTTCTACGGGCCCTTTCGGGAGGCGGCGGCGAGCGCCCCGGAGTTTGGCGACCGCTCGGGCTACCAGATGGACCCCAAGGCGGGGCTTTGGGACGCCCTAAGGGAGGCGGGCCTGGACGACCAGGAAGGGGCGGACCTCCTCATGGTGAAGCCGGCCCTGCCTTACCTGGACGTGCTCGCCGCCCTGAAGGGGCGCCTGGCGAAGCCCCTTTTCGCCTACCAGGTCTCCGGGGAGTACGCCATGCTCAAACTCGCCGCCCTCAAGGGGTACCTGGACGAGAGGCGGGCGGTCTTGGAAACCCTTTACGCCATCCGCCGGGCAGGGGCCCAGGGCATCCTCACCTACGCCGCCCTCGAGGCCGCCCGTTGGCTTAAAGAGGGCTAA
- a CDS encoding VOC family protein, whose protein sequence is MEVLETAVYARDLEKARAFYEGVLGLPCFQYKPPRHAFFRAGRGVFLVFNPEHTEKDPLLPPHGARGSVHVAFRVAEEELPLWEAKLKALGFPVFWAEWPKGKSLYTRDPEGNLVELAPAKIWDL, encoded by the coding sequence GTGGAGGTCCTGGAAACCGCGGTCTACGCCCGGGACCTGGAAAAGGCGCGGGCCTTTTACGAGGGGGTCTTGGGCCTGCCCTGCTTCCAGTACAAGCCCCCCCGCCACGCCTTCTTCCGCGCCGGGCGGGGGGTGTTTTTGGTGTTCAACCCCGAGCACACGGAGAAGGACCCCCTCCTTCCCCCCCACGGGGCCCGGGGGAGCGTCCACGTGGCCTTCCGGGTGGCGGAGGAAGAGCTTCCCCTGTGGGAAGCGAAGCTGAAGGCCCTGGGCTTTCCCGTCTTTTGGGCGGAGTGGCCCAAGGGGAAAAGCCTTTATACCCGCGACCCCGAGGGGAACCTGGTGGAGCTCGCCCCCGCCAAAATCTGGGACCTTTAG
- a CDS encoding glutamine synthetase/cystathionine beta-lyase binding protein yields MPTFIVLSTLTDDGAETLVKNPERIKEVNQELERDFGVKVVAQYAVLGPYDFVNIVEAEDAASVARAMLHLASRGSVKTTTLEAIPVAELIARLK; encoded by the coding sequence ATGCCCACCTTTATCGTGCTCAGCACCCTCACGGACGACGGGGCGGAAACCCTGGTGAAAAACCCTGAGCGCATCAAGGAGGTGAACCAGGAGTTGGAGCGGGACTTCGGGGTGAAGGTGGTGGCCCAGTACGCCGTGCTGGGCCCCTATGACTTCGTGAACATCGTGGAGGCGGAGGACGCCGCCAGCGTGGCCCGGGCCATGCTCCACCTGGCCTCCCGGGGGAGCGTGAAGACCACCACCCTCGAGGCCATCCCCGTGGCCGAACTCATCGCCCGGCTCAAGTAG
- the guaA gene encoding glutamine-hydrolyzing GMP synthase, translating to MVLVLDFGSQYTRLIARRLRELRAFSLILPGTTPLEEVLKHQPKALILSGGPKSVFDPEAPRPDPRLLELGLPTLGICYGMQLLAQELGGKVERAGRAEYGKALLTRYEGPLFRGLSGEVQVWMSHQDAVTELPPGWRVSAATEENPVAAMEGPDGRTFAVQFHPEVAHTPKGMQILENFLEIAGVPRDWTPEHVLESLLQEVRERVGKERVLLAVSGGVDSSTLALLLAKAGVDHLAVFVDHGLLRLGEREEVEGALRALGVNLLVVEAKERFLRALKGVEDPEEKRKIIGREFVAVFSEVARERGPFRFLAQGTLYPDVIESAGGHGAAKIKSHHNVGGLPEDLEFALLEPFRLLFKDEVRELALLLGLPDPLRLRHPFPGPGLAVRILGEVTEERLEILRRADDLFTSLLKEWGLYPQVAQALAVLTPLRSVGVAGDERKYGYVLALRAVTTEDFMTADWARLPLEFLDEVARRITRRVPEVGRVVYDITSKPPATIEWE from the coding sequence GTGGTCCTGGTCCTGGACTTCGGCTCCCAGTACACAAGGCTCATCGCCCGGAGGCTCCGGGAACTCCGGGCCTTCTCCCTCATCCTCCCGGGGACCACCCCCTTGGAGGAGGTGCTCAAGCACCAGCCCAAAGCCCTCATCCTCTCCGGCGGCCCCAAGAGCGTCTTTGACCCCGAGGCCCCCCGCCCCGACCCCCGCCTCCTGGAGCTAGGCCTCCCCACCTTGGGCATCTGCTATGGGATGCAGCTCCTCGCCCAGGAGCTCGGGGGCAAGGTGGAGCGCGCGGGCCGGGCGGAGTACGGCAAGGCCCTCCTCACCCGCTACGAGGGCCCCCTCTTCCGGGGGCTTTCGGGAGAGGTCCAGGTCTGGATGAGCCACCAAGACGCCGTCACCGAGCTTCCCCCCGGTTGGCGGGTTTCCGCCGCCACCGAGGAAAACCCCGTGGCGGCCATGGAGGGGCCGGACGGCAGGACCTTCGCCGTGCAGTTCCACCCCGAGGTGGCCCACACCCCCAAGGGGATGCAGATACTGGAGAACTTCCTGGAGATAGCCGGCGTTCCCCGCGATTGGACCCCAGAGCACGTGCTGGAAAGCCTCCTCCAAGAGGTGCGGGAGCGGGTGGGGAAGGAGCGGGTCCTCCTGGCGGTCTCCGGGGGGGTGGACTCCAGCACCCTGGCCCTCCTCCTGGCCAAGGCCGGGGTGGACCACCTGGCGGTCTTCGTGGACCACGGGCTTTTGCGCCTGGGGGAGCGGGAGGAGGTGGAAGGGGCCTTAAGGGCCCTTGGGGTGAACCTCCTGGTGGTGGAGGCCAAGGAGCGCTTCCTTCGGGCGCTCAAGGGTGTGGAAGACCCCGAGGAGAAGCGGAAGATCATCGGCCGGGAGTTCGTGGCGGTCTTCTCGGAGGTGGCCCGGGAAAGGGGGCCCTTCCGCTTCCTGGCCCAAGGCACCCTCTACCCCGACGTGATTGAGTCGGCAGGGGGACACGGGGCGGCCAAGATCAAGAGCCACCACAACGTGGGGGGGCTACCGGAGGACTTGGAATTCGCCCTCCTAGAGCCTTTCCGCCTCCTCTTCAAGGACGAGGTGCGGGAACTGGCCCTCCTCCTAGGCCTGCCCGACCCCCTCCGCCTGCGCCACCCCTTCCCGGGACCGGGGCTTGCCGTGCGCATCCTGGGGGAGGTGACCGAGGAGCGCCTGGAGATCCTAAGGCGGGCAGACGACCTCTTCACAAGCCTCCTCAAGGAATGGGGGCTTTACCCGCAGGTGGCCCAGGCCCTGGCCGTCCTCACCCCCTTAAGGAGCGTGGGGGTGGCGGGGGACGAGCGGAAGTACGGTTACGTCCTGGCCCTCAGGGCCGTGACCACGGAGGACTTCATGACCGCCGACTGGGCCAGGCTTCCCTTGGAGTTTCTGGACGAGGTGGCCCGGCGCATCACCCGGCGGGTCCCCGAGGTGGGCCGGGTGGTCTACGACATCACCTCCAAGCCCCCCGCCACCATAGAGTGGGAGTGA
- a CDS encoding KaiC associated regulatory domain protein codes for MILPPRSPNPKELEATVLRVFLKVIDLLGGPRAMAEKRRLTWAASLMTAAYAVVLAQEAMWSDEAIAKELGLSTAAVRQILRADPETALKKVTEMAEGEGLRTHVAGGLAKAAYRAIRQGQEEPRVLGYFLERFVEMMGIPWAVLVLKAVKGLDFPVNKETLLERLRGLRILDRPAEEILERLEYPVQNPAELLHQVRLHLEA; via the coding sequence ATGATACTCCCTCCTCGGTCGCCCAACCCCAAGGAGCTAGAAGCCACCGTGCTTCGGGTCTTCCTCAAGGTGATTGACCTGCTGGGCGGGCCCAGGGCCATGGCGGAAAAGAGGCGCCTCACCTGGGCGGCAAGCCTCATGACCGCCGCCTACGCCGTGGTCTTGGCCCAGGAGGCCATGTGGAGCGACGAGGCCATCGCCAAGGAACTGGGCCTTTCCACTGCGGCGGTGCGCCAGATCCTCCGCGCCGACCCGGAAACCGCCCTCAAGAAGGTGACGGAGATGGCGGAAGGGGAAGGCCTTCGCACCCACGTGGCGGGGGGGCTGGCCAAAGCCGCTTACCGAGCCATCCGCCAAGGCCAGGAGGAACCCCGGGTGCTCGGCTACTTCCTGGAGCGCTTTGTGGAGATGATGGGGATCCCTTGGGCCGTCCTGGTGCTCAAGGCTGTGAAGGGCCTGGACTTCCCCGTGAACAAGGAAACGCTCTTGGAAAGGCTCCGGGGCTTGCGCATCCTGGATAGGCCGGCGGAGGAGATCCTCGAGCGGCTGGAGTACCCCGTGCAAAACCCCGCCGAGCTCCTGCACCAGGTAAGGCTCCACCTGGAGGCATAG